A window of the Planococcus citri chromosome 4, ihPlaCitr1.1, whole genome shotgun sequence genome harbors these coding sequences:
- the LOC135845252 gene encoding collagen alpha-2(I) chain-like, translated as MHTFFNIVFVKLIIISVQINIILLAQEEPTPTASAKNLNSGKNSTQFSTCVDILKKDTTIKNGWFWINPGNDYEDKPFKVWCDFHRNETCVFPQLSSLVSVPVNVACSPEEIWMGTMGQKISYPFDNSQKRVLQETSRLCHQNISIYCKNLVAFHDATQRTFDKSVKILAWNDVELTPLGPYTLRLKAVRDDCKYRDNSNEWKKTVIKYSTNRCDRLPFTDVAIRDGGRRGLGQWFYVQVAPVCFSW; from the exons atgcatACGTTTTTTAATATAGTGTTTGTAAAATTAATAATCATTAGTGTTCAAATCAATATAATCTTATTAGCGCAG GAAGAACCAACGCCAACAGCATCAGCGAAAAATCTAAATTCTGGCAAAAATAGTACTCAATTTTCCACTTGTGTGGATATTCTGAAGAAAGACACGACTATTAAAAACG GATGGTTTTGGATAAACCCAGGAAATGATTACGAAGACAAGCCATTTAAAGTGTGGTGTGACTTCCACAGAAACGAAACCTGCGTCTTTCCTCAACTAAGCTCATTAGTATCAGTACCGGTTAATGTGGCATGTTCACCAGAGGAAATATGGATGGGAACTATGGGTCAGAAG ATTTCATATCCATTTGATAACAGCCAGAAAAGAGTACTCCAGGAAACTTCCCGACTTTGTCACCAAAACATCAgtatttattgtaaaaatctGGTGGCATTCCATGATGCTACCCAACGCACTTTCGACAAAAGTGTCAAGATTCTCGCATGGAACGATGTTGAGCTGACCCCACTGGGTCCATATACTTTAAGACTCAAGGCAGTTAGAGATGATTGtaag tataGGGACAATTCTAATGAGTGGAAAAAGACTGTTATTAAATACTCTACAAACAGATGTGACAGGCTCCCCTTCACAGATGTCGCGATACGAGACGGAGGGAGGAGAGGACTTGGCCAGTGGTTCTATGTACAAGTTGCACCAGTTTGTTTTTCTTGGTGA
- the LOC135844428 gene encoding collagen alpha-2(I) chain-like gives MFLFWTFAIITTLHGASGSYNSPKIPRARTCQEMFNGTLEDRDGFYWINPSQGDVDKSIFVYCILKTRETCIYSESTPSEIFDISAVKSEAWLAKNNPNYQIAYQVNDTNQMRILQEMSKSATQTITYHCKNSIAYYDSINKNFDKSVKLLGWNNEEIIPQNLTYLQFMSGFDDCQHKNNSWSYTDITYSTDVPSQLPITDIAVRDVGRPGQLIYVDIGPVCFL, from the exons ATGTTTCTTTTTTGGACATTCGCTATTATTACAACATTGCATGGAGCATCAGGAAGTTAC aattctccaaaaatacCACGAGCAAGAACATGTCAAGAAATGTTCAACGGTACTTTAGAGGATCGAGACG gtTTCTATTGGATAAATCCCAGCCAGGGTGATGTAGACAAGTCCATCTTCGTTTATTGTATACTCAAAACACGCGAAACATGTATATATTCGGAATCAACTCCTtcggaaatttttgatatttctgcgGTCAAATCAGAAGCTTGGTTAGCAAAAAATAATCCCAATTACCAG ATAGCTTACCAAGTAAATGATACTAATCAGATGAGAATATTGCAAGAAATGTCCAAATCAGCAACACAAACTATTACTTACCATTGTAAGAATTCCATTGCATATTACGACagtatcaacaaaaatttcgataaaagtGTAAAATTACTGGGATGGAATAATGAAGAAATCATTCCACAAAACCTCACATATTTACAGTTTATGTCCGGTTTCGATGATTGTCag CATAAAAACAATTCGTGGTCATATACGGACATCACATACTCAACTGACGTACCTTCCCAACTTCCCATCACTGATATAGCAGTTCGAGATGTTGGAAGACCTGGACAACTCATTTATGTGGATATTGGACCTGTTTGCTTTctttaa